AATATCTTTTCCATACCACCGGCCTTTTCGATGAAGTCGGCATTTTCGTTCACAACAGAGCCACGAGCCTCCTTTTCAGCGTCACCCATCTTCAAGATATTCTCCAAAGCATCCAATGTGACTTCAATAATCCGGTTGTCCGCTATTTCTAAGAGATCGCATAGTGGTTTTATGCATCCCTGGGAGACTAAGTATCTGATGATATCAGGTCTCTGCAGACCACCAGAGGACGCGTTGGAGATTGCCCAACAAGCTTCCTTCTTTGTCTTGTATTCTGCGGTCTCCAAAAGCTTTACCAATGGAGGGATTAAGTTTGCATCTATGACTGCCTGGATTTGGTCGGTATTTCCTGCAGTGATATTAGAGATGGTCCAACATGCCTCTTTTCTGATAGATTCCTTTGGAGAGGTTAGAAGGTTTCTAAGAGCCGGTAGAACACCACAGTTTATGACAATTTGGGTCTGTAAATCGTTACCAGTAACAATATTACCCACTGCTCTCAGTGCAGGAGTTTGGACGAGTGTTGACTGATGAGATAACAACTCCACTAACCGCTTTGGTATTCTGGCGTCGACAACCGCTTGTATAGCGTTTACTGGACCATCCGATAGATAGGAAATAGCCCAACACGCATCAACTAACGTCTCAGTGTCAATGGAATATATGAGCTTAGAAAGTGTAGGAAGGGCTTGAGACACTTTGTTCCAATCTGGCTGAGGCTTCTTACCACGACAAAGATTGGACAATGTCCACGTGGCAGTCCTGATCAATGAAGTCTTCGAAACCTCAAACAATGACAAAATAGGCTCCATAGCACTACAATCCAACACATAATCTCTGTATGATGTTGAGTCACCCGCAACGTTACCCAAGGCCCAGATAGCTTGTTCCTTAACTTCTATGGAATTCGAATATAACAATTGGATAAAAAGAGGAACAGCACCAGCGTCGACTACGAACCGGGTCTGTTCTGAAGTCCCTGATGCAATGTTGGTTAGCGCCCATGCTGCTTCCAATTGCAACATTTCAGGCTGATTTTCGTTCATAAAACTCACTAGTGTTGGCACAACCCCAGAATCAATCACCAAATTAATAGGAGGTCTGTGTTCCCTCGACAATATCTGTCTAAACTTAACGGTAGCTGCCAATTGCTCTTGAAAGTCATTGGATTGAATTTGTTGCAACATTTGAGGCAATTCTTGTGACAATTGTTGGTAAAATTCTTGGTCTTGGGTTTCAGTCTCACCATCCTCATCCTCGGAATCATTGCCACCAGAAGTACTTGCAGCAGCTGTTGTTGCAGAAAAATTTCTTCTCTTAGCTAAAACTTCATCTCTTTTAGCCTTTCTTAATTCAACTTGTTGATTATCCCTTCTACGACGTAGTTCATCTGCAGAAAAACGACCCttatttttaaaatttgTACGTCTGTACTCTGGGACAAACTTATTGGTAGCTGAAGATTCGGCGTCCATACTGGTTATGTCGAATTGATATTTAAGAGACGTAATAGAGCTCAGAACCAGGAGTTTCTATGttgttttgttttaaaGAGATGGTCCCGTAAAGAAAATTTTACATATTTATGAAGAGGGGGGTTTAGAATTTCTTTATCTTGAGGAAACTTTAAACGGTTACCCGGATCGTCACATTATTACCCGGAGATTGTAAGCGGCTCCGGGTCTTTGGACCGGGTAACGGGAAACGCATCCGGCTGCCTTAAATGGTATCCTCTATTAAATTATAGGTACTTCTAAAGACTATGTTCGTTTAAAAGCTGGCCTAGTAGTATGGACTAGAAGGCGTGCCGTGATGGGTCCTTCAGTTGTTATTTGTTGCTTATTTTTTGCGCTTATAGTATTGCGCGTGTAGTGTTGCGCTTAAAGTAGCATCATGGCGCCTAAGACGAAAACACCGCCAAAAGTAGCTCCAAATGCACCAGTGGCGCCAATGATAGCTGCATTTTCGTGACTAGCGGAAGTCTTGTCAAATCTACCGTAGGTGGAGTCTGTGGATGAAGAACTCTCGGAAGTTTTATCAAATCTGCCGTAGGTAGAATCAGAAGTAGAGGTCGTCCTAGGTGTCTTGTCAAATCTTCCGTATGTAGAATCGCTTGACGAAGAAGACTCAGAGGTTTTGTCGAATCTACCGTAGTTGGGATCCGATGGGCTTGGAGATTCGGAAGTCTTATCAAACCTTCCGTAAGTGCTGTCAGATGGGGTAGGAGTTTCAGAGGTCTTGTCAAACCTGCCGTAAGTGGTAGACTCATCTTGAGCAACGGCTGCAACAGCAGCTAGGGCGATATTAAAGGTAACAACTTTGGAAGCTTTCATTATTAGGAAGATATCTCGCTTTTATGATTATTGATAAGAACAAATACAACTTTTTTCAAATAGctattttaaagatgaCCAGATCGGTAGCTTGGAGTATATTGTAGATAATTTATAAACACAGACCCAAAAAGAGCGATATATTTGCAAATTCTCTCGAGAAGTTCTTGCCATAAGACGTAGAAGGTAAACGGCTCGCCGTATGTTGCTGGTCCAAACACTGAAAAATGAAATAACTCATCCGGTGTCCGGGTAACATCAACAGTCTTTCATGTACATTGCTGCTCTACCTTCTCTCTCCAATGGAGGAACATCTTTGGCAGTGGCTTTAGAAACTGGAATCGAACCCATGAGACCCTTGCTTTCTGCGAGAAGCGTATCTCTTGCGTATAGTGGATCTTCTTGGTAGTATTCGTCTATAATAGGATGCAGAAGCACTGATTGGTTCTTGATTGTTAGGAAACTGTTAGTGGGCATCGCAGTCCAGTCTCCCCGTTCAAAAGTAAGCGGTTCACTTGCAACCATAACTACGTACTGCTTGCGATCAAGACGCTCCATCCGGTACTCGCCTGGTGCAGACTCAACAAAACTGGAGCCACAGCTGAAATGCAGCGATGCCGCCTCGTCTGTTCTTGATGTGACATAGCGAGATACGACTACTGTTTCTCCATCGGTTACAGCAAAGTTGAGCAAGGAGGGCTCGTGTGCTGCTCCTGGAGCGGTTGAAACCTCTTTGGTCCAATCCCGAATGTACTCGATGGTCTTCAAGAGCGCTTCACGCAGAGTTCTGTGATTCACAGGCTTTGAGCTTGTGGGATCGTGACCTAGCTTATGTAGCGTGTCCAAAAACAACGCAAAACAGTACTCAGAATCAGTACCACCTTGTATAAGGTTGAAATATTCGTCTTCTATCTTGTTCAGCAGTCGCTTCTTGATCAACTTGAAATTTGCGATGCCGCCATTGTGCATGAAAGTAAACATATGATACGTAAAAGGGTGACAGTTACTGGATGATAAAACTCCATAGGTAGAAGCCCGCACATGCGCAAAAACAAGGCTTGATTTCGTCTTTTCAGCTAAAGATTCCAGATTTAGGTTGTTCCAAGCTGGCGTGATCGCCTTGAACACACATGGACCTCCATTATTCAGTTCCTCGTCGTCGGAATAGTATGCAACACCAAATCCATCTCCGTTAATGGGGCGCCTTGCATCAAGCCGCAACCTGCTATCGAAAGACTGGTTTATGATTGAATGGGCTGGGTTCGTCAGAAGATGCGACAGACGTATAGGTTCTTTCCCCttaaaaattaaaaaacGACACATGTTGAGTGAATTAAAGTTAAATATATTGCAGTTCTGGTACTCTTGAGATTCAATGAGACAGCTTCTATCCAGTTTTTATAGTCGCTTGTTCGCTTTGTGTGTCTTTTCAGAGGTCTAGTCCACTAGGAGACATGACTAAAACTCTACTTGAAAAATCACGTGACTCCCGTTCAGTGTGGTCAAAGAAAGCATTGAGCGTATCCTTTTATATTGAGTATATAGGTACCGACTTACTTTTTATCTTCAGTGTCTAAAATAATGGTCACCGGGCCTTCGTTTGTTAGAGAGCAGCTCATCATAGCGCCGAATTTGCCGTCTTTTACCCTGTCATCGCCTAGTTCTTTTTTTAGCTGTAGTAGAAACTCGTCATACAACTCCTTTGCCAGTGGGCCCTTCTGGGCCATATGGAAATCCGGTTTACTGCCTTTCTTTGTTCTACCTAACAATGTAAACTGTGATACGGAGAGGATTTCACCGCTGACGTCTTTGATATTCTTCTTCCACAAGGAACCACTGTCATCTTCAAAAGCACGCAGGGCAAGAACTTTGTTCGCTGACTTGGTAACATCTTCAATTGAGTCCTCTATAGACACCCCAACTAGGAGCATATAGCCATGCTTAATGCTTTACAGATCTTAATGTTAGTAGACATTCCTCGAAGTCTTAAATTATATAAAGTTCTATCAATCACATACGTAGATACAAGTTCATTTCCAACGTGGACAGAGGCCTGGCTGACCTTTTGTAGCACGATCTTCATTATAATGGGTTTTCTTTGCTTGTTACGATGTGCTTAGCGCTCTCCTTTGTTGGCCGCTAAGTCtaattaaatataaaaaattgAACCGATGCCCTTAAAGCCGAGAGCCGTATTACTCACAAGTTGTATTTTAGAACAATTATATACAGCTTAATAAAGTCAATTGAGTTCGCACAAGGTGCTTCTAATGTGTATTATAGTTTAGAATAAACCGTAATTAAAACAATGTAAATTTCTGTGAAAGTCTCCTTACCAAATATACGGAACAGCCGACAAACCTAACAGCCGCCATTACAGCTACCATCCATAGTACAACCGAAAAGTAAATTGAAGCATTCTTAGAAAGTATTAGTAACTCTGACTCTTGTCCTGTTGGAGTATGCAGGTGATAACGTATCACGCCTGTTTCTAAGACAGCGGCGATGACAACAAAATTTGAAATGATCCAAATAATGATAACCATGGATCGTACCATTGCTAGATACGAGGTCTTCTGATCCTCATAGGGTGGTGATTCACGATTTTTGGCGTTATCATCGGGTGTTTCCAAAAGCTGGACGTATTTCTTATAATTGTAGTCGACTTCTTTAGAGGAAATAGGAATTTCCATTCTTACAAAACCGTCCTCTTTGGATGTAAGTTTACCCAAAGGTTTTGCAACGGCACCCTTTGTTCCCCAGGAGATATCATGGACATTGCAGAATGCGTAAATGTTTAAGATGTTGATATACGAGGGACTTAACAACACGTATTGGAGGAAAGACGTTATCATGTGGGTAGGCTGCAAATAAACCAACGATGCCAGGAAATACAAGCAGTACGTTGAAGCCATTGAAATAACCAAGTCTCTAAAAGTTGCACTAGTGAATAGTCCTTGTACAGTAAATTCTGCAGCGTCGATGAGACGTTCAATGGAGTGTACGGCCATGAACAATGCGCAGAAAACCATATATACCATCAAGATTGCAAAGAAAATGAAGGTAATTAAGTAAAAGTTCGGTGTACCTTTTGGTTTATTCCCTAAAGATAGGATAAATATGATCAACACATTTATGCCATATAACCAAAGTAAAATAACAGCAAGGTACCGGAATACAGGTTGTTCAGGATGAACAATGGTGAGTGACAATGTCAATATTCTAAAGACGAGGAAAAACGAACTCAAAGAAAACCATGCAATCAGTGTAGTAATGAACAAATAAACAAATTCGATGGTTAACAGAATTTTCCTTACGAATGTATGTCCGCTCGACCAAATCTTATAAAAATGCACGAAGGAGTACAGCGCTGCGAAGAATGATCCGTTTAACCACCTTCGACGCTGTAAAATAAATTCAGGAACCCTATCAGGAACATCAGTTGATCCATATGATGACCTACAGTACTTTAGTAACCAACGAGCCTCTTTTTTAGTGACTATCTCGAAACAGAGGATTCTATCTTCGGCCAAGTACATGTTGGATACAAAAATTGTAGAGTTTAAGTTTTCACCCATGAAATACTTCTTCATTGGCTCTCCCTTTAATGCTGCATACCTGTATGCAGAGAATGCACCTGGTAGCACACTGATGTAACCAAAATTGGACTCGGTAGTCTTATCTAAAATATTAGACATCTTATACTCGAAGTTCTGTGAAGCCACCAACGGGTTAAGCAACTTAGCATATCTTGGACCTAAGTCAGTTTTTATTTCACCACATGCGCCACCAATGTTTGGATCATCAAACTCTTTCCATAGTTGGTAGATGGAATCCTTCCCTGGCATCGTGCCGACGTCTAATAGCATTATAACTTTAGGCTGCAATACTGGTGCAAAGCCTTCAAATGCCCAACGATGGGaatttattttcttttGGTTCCTTTCCTTCAAGCAGAATAGCAATTGAACAGGAACGGTGTTATCACCGCAAGCTAGCTTGATTTTAGAACCCGATACTCTGGAGATATTAATTTTTGTGGTGTGCTCATAGACATGGGCTACAACTTTCTTACCATTGATTTCATCTTTCGCGAATCCATCCTGATAACAGCCTAGTGAGCTCATTAACGCCAAAGCACGCTCATTAATAGCATTTCTCCCATCTGCAACAATACACACAGTGACCTTCTTCCAAGCATCAGCACCCCAAACAGAAGACTTCCTCCTTTTTGTGAAGTGCTTAATATTATCCATGATACCTTTTAAAGTGCGCGCCAATAGCACGTCGCTTTCATTATACATTGTAACAACTATCATCAACGAGGTATTACGCGGAACCATAAACTTCAACTGGCGCAAAGTAAAGTTGTTTCTCTGGAAATCTGCAGGGTCACAGGTAACAGCCTGGTATCTCATGAACCTATATTCGCTGGTTAATTGTCCATCGCTCATGCCACTGGCATACAGAGAAATAAGGCTGTCACTTATTGGGCAAtcaaaaacaaaattaCCAAACCACAACTTGAACTTCCTCATGATAGTACGCTTATTACGAGCTATCGGAGGACTCTTCGAGTCAACCTTCTCATTTGAAATGTCGTCGTAGTCATCTACTGGAGTAACACCTGGAGACATTCCATAATGCGAGACCTCTTTAAAGTCACCGTTGCTATCCGTAAAATGGACTGCTGGGTCCGCCATTTTATCATAATCATAATATCCATAGTCTGATACATAGCCATTGGGTATAGATGGATTAACCACTTCGTCGCGAGTATTAAAATATGTGTTAATCTGATAATCATCGCCCTGCTGGTCAATATAACCCACATAATCCTCGACATCATTATTGCAATGGCTATTATGCATCATACCGTGATCATTACGATGGCCGTGGTAATATGGCATGCTGTTATACGCTGATACCGGTCTTTTGTTTTTGTGCCAACAATGATCATAGGCTACATATTCATAAGGTTCCACACCGTTGTTGACATCATCGACGTTTCTGTTAGAAAATGGATCACCATGTAAGTATGGCGCTCGTGGattaaaaatattttcTGAAGGATCCCTTGGATGAAATGTGTCGGAATAGTTTTGTACTGTATATCTCCTGTCGTCTGTCAAAGGCGAGGGCAATTGCTGATAACAAGGCATCGCATTGTGCACCCGACCAGAACTAGGGTCCACTGGATGCTGGTATACACCATCCGGAGAACGAACTAGGTTCGGTGCTGAGCGGTTGGTCGGCATATTATTTAAATTCGGTCGAACATGGTTCCCACTACGTCTCCGAAACGTATCCTGTTCACCAGTAGTATTCGAAGAATTTCCGACTGAATACCCCACATTCATTCTAGTCCTATCAGTAGTGATTTGAAATCCTGTAGTAGAATATTATAGCACAACGTCGTGAGTCTTGTTGCATTGTTACAGTATAAAACGCTCCAAATGAATTGACATAGTAAAAAGATTTCAATGATTTCATATACTACCCTTTAATCATTTCCCATTACAGATTCAAGCAATTGCTGCAACCTCGATACACCACTATTGACAATTACTTCGGAACGAAACTTTGATAGCTCCGCATTTTGAGCAAAAACGGTATTTTGGGATTGCTTTAGCCACAAAGGAAACCACAACGTACATCAAGCACTCGAAGTCTGAAATATACAGTACTGGGGATAGGAAGATAGGAGATCATGCAGTTCGTCCGAGTCATAGCCATTGTCACCCGAGATAACGCAGGCTCTTAATTTTGCCTGGAGAAAAATATAGTTGCGCTTTAGCTTGTCGATAACATATTCCCGTAATCCGCAAGGCTGTTTTGCAATCTCCATGGCTCCTTCTAATAGTACCTTAGCATTCTTATGAAGGATTTCAGTTTTATCGGATATTTCCATGCTTTTCTCTGTAGTTGATGCTTGTTCTATTTGCATTCGACGTATTTCATTGTCAGCGCGACTAACCATTACATCACATAAACGGAACACAGTAACACTCAATTGATCCATTTGTTTACTCTTGCCAGACTTAATACTATTACTTTCTGTGCTTAGCATATCCTGACAACTTTTTAAAGTCGTATTCAGTAAGCAACAGAGTTCCCATTGTTGCATTTTTGGCACGAACGGATATGCAGCCTGGAGTAAGTCAACACTGCTAAGTAGAACTTCCATCTCTGTAGTTGTAGACTGATTAAGGAATTCTTTGATAGTCTCCAGCTGGCCTGTTGCAGCAACTTGTAGCCCATTTATTGCCCTCCGCGCCAGCTGTAACTCGCTGACATCAAGGGTGTCAGTGAATGACAGTGAACCAAAAGCGTCGTCCGTTTGATTTAAAAATTTCGCAATTAAATCTTCCAAATAGTTCACCTGAGCTTCATTAATATCCTGAACAGGGTCTGACTTGAAATCCATAAGTATTTCTGTAATAGCGTAGATGAACTTGTATGTTGTGACCAACGTATCTATGAAAGTTTGAGGGGTGATCCCGTCGAACATTACCAAAAGCTCAGTTTCAGACTGAGAAGGTGTATTATGACGAATACCAGCCCCAGTTCTTAGATCTACATCAGTGTTTTGCTTTTGGATTTCCTTTGCAGTTGGGGAATTATTTTCTGGTGAGGACCAGTCGGCCAATGCTTCAGAATGCATCCGAAGCACCTGGTGGGATAATTCTATGAACCGTGTGCTAATACTTACCAATTCTGAACCTGCTGGAGAATCAACATATTCAGCATAAGTCAAATAGCATGTCATTAGGTTGAAATAAAGATCC
The Eremothecium sinecaudum strain ATCC 58844 chromosome II, complete sequence DNA segment above includes these coding regions:
- the SRP1 gene encoding karyopherin alpha (Syntenic homolog of Ashbya gossypii ABL150W; Syntenic homolog of Saccharomyces cerevisiae YNL189W (SRP1)) → MDAESSATNKFVPEYRRTNFKNKGRFSADELRRRRDNQQVELRKAKRDEVLAKRRNFSATTAAASTSGGNDSEDEDGETETQDQEFYQQLSQELPQMLQQIQSNDFQEQLAATVKFRQILSREHRPPINLVIDSGVVPTLVSFMNENQPEMLQLEAAWALTNIASGTSEQTRFVVDAGAVPLFIQLLYSNSIEVKEQAIWALGNVAGDSTSYRDYVLDCSAMEPILSLFEVSKTSLIRTATWTLSNLCRGKKPQPDWNKVSQALPTLSKLIYSIDTETLVDACWAISYLSDGPVNAIQAVVDARIPKRLVELLSHQSTLVQTPALRAVGNIVTGNDLQTQIVINCGVLPALRNLLTSPKESIRKEACWTISNITAGNTDQIQAVIDANLIPPLVKLLETAEYKTKKEACWAISNASSGGLQRPDIIRYLVSQGCIKPLCDLLEIADNRIIEVTLDALENILKMGDAEKEARGSVVNENADFIEKAGGMEKIFNCQSNANEKIYEKAYNIIERYFGAEDNNIDESMAPQTADNAFGFGSNMNQQFSFN
- a CDS encoding uncharacterized protein (Syntenic homolog of Eremothecium cymbalariae Ecym_6433 and Saccharomyces cerevisiae YNL190W; no homolog in Ashbya gossypii) → MKASKVVTFNIALAAVAAVAQDESTTYGRFDKTSETPTPSDSTYGRFDKTSESPSPSDPNYGRFDKTSESSSSSDSTYGRFDKTPRTTSTSDSTYGRFDKTSESSSSTDSTYGRFDKTSASHENAAIIGATGAFGATFGGVFVLGAMMLL
- the DUG3 gene encoding glutamine amidotransferase subunit DUG3 (Syntenic homolog of Ashbya gossypii ABL151W; Syntenic homolog of Saccharomyces cerevisiae YNL191W (DUG3)) → MCRFLIFKGKEPIRLSHLLTNPAHSIINQSFDSRLRLDARRPINGDGFGVAYYSDDEELNNGGPCVFKAITPAWNNLNLESLAEKTKSSLVFAHVRASTYGVLSSSNCHPFTYHMFTFMHNGGIANFKLIKKRLLNKIEDEYFNLIQGGTDSEYCFALFLDTLHKLGHDPTSSKPVNHRTLREALLKTIEYIRDWTKEVSTAPGAAHEPSLLNFAVTDGETVVVSRYVTSRTDEAASLHFSCGSSFVESAPGEYRMERLDRKQYVVMVASEPLTFERGDWTAMPTNSFLTIKNQSVLLHPIIDEYYQEDPLYARDTLLAESKGLMGSIPVSKATAKDVPPLEREGRAAMYMKDC
- the DTD1 gene encoding D-tyrosyl-tRNA(Tyr) deacylase (Syntenic homolog of Ashbya gossypii ABL152W; Syntenic homolog of Saccharomyces cerevisiae YDL219W (DTD1); 1-intron in Ashbya gossypii) yields the protein MKIVLQKVSQASVHVGNELVSTIKHGYMLLVGVSIEDSIEDVTKSANKVLALRAFEDDSGSLWKKNIKDVSGEILSVSQFTLLGRTKKGSKPDFHMAQKGPLAKELYDEFLLQLKKELGDDRVKDGKFGAMMSCSLTNEGPVTIILDTEDKK
- the CHS1 gene encoding chitin synthase I (Syntenic homolog of Ashbya gossypii ABL153W; Syntenic homolog of Saccharomyces cerevisiae YNL192W (CHS1)) codes for the protein MNVGYSVGNSSNTTGEQDTFRRRSGNHVRPNLNNMPTNRSAPNLVRSPDGVYQHPVDPSSGRVHNAMPCYQQLPSPLTDDRRYTVQNYSDTFHPRDPSENIFNPRAPYLHGDPFSNRNVDDVNNGVEPYEYVAYDHCWHKNKRPVSAYNSMPYYHGHRNDHGMMHNSHCNNDVEDYVGYIDQQGDDYQINTYFNTRDEVVNPSIPNGYVSDYGYYDYDKMADPAVHFTDSNGDFKEVSHYGMSPGVTPVDDYDDISNEKVDSKSPPIARNKRTIMRKFKLWFGNFVFDCPISDSLISLYASGMSDGQLTSEYRFMRYQAVTCDPADFQRNNFTLRQLKFMVPRNTSLMIVVTMYNESDVLLARTLKGIMDNIKHFTKRRKSSVWGADAWKKVTVCIVADGRNAINERALALMSSLGCYQDGFAKDEINGKKVVAHVYEHTTKINISRVSGSKIKLACGDNTVPVQLLFCLKERNQKKINSHRWAFEGFAPVLQPKVIMLLDVGTMPGKDSIYQLWKEFDDPNIGGACGEIKTDLGPRYAKLLNPLVASQNFEYKMSNILDKTTESNFGYISVLPGAFSAYRYAALKGEPMKKYFMGENLNSTIFVSNMYLAEDRILCFEIVTKKEARWLLKYCRSSYGSTDVPDRVPEFILQRRRWLNGSFFAALYSFVHFYKIWSSGHTFVRKILLTIEFVYLFITTLIAWFSLSSFFLVFRILTLSLTIVHPEQPVFRYLAVILLWLYGINVLIIFILSLGNKPKGTPNFYLITFIFFAILMVYMVFCALFMAVHSIERLIDAAEFTVQGLFTSATFRDLVISMASTYCLYFLASLVYLQPTHMITSFLQYVLLSPSYINILNIYAFCNVHDISWGTKGAVAKPLGKLTSKEDGFVRMEIPISSKEVDYNYKKYVQLLETPDDNAKNRESPPYEDQKTSYLAMVRSMVIIIWIISNFVVIAAVLETGVIRYHLHTPTGQESELLILSKNASIYFSVVLWMVAVMAAVRFVGCSVYLVRRLSQKFTLF
- a CDS encoding uncharacterized protein (Syntenic homolog of Ashbya gossypii ABL154W; Syntenic homolog of Saccharomyces cerevisiae YNL193W; 1-intron in Ashbya gossypii), whose product is MGKLKAKNKNGPSSNVRTSITQDDLYEEAVKLEEQAERWILSDVVKTLRFYSKAYETYEQALKVDSGSISDSYNIYYNETRLLLKIFTEYTGANGYINVLKYVNLSGVPGLNEILLPLSAIIQKFEFVVSEFPDHCSWDLYFNLMTCYLTYAEYVDSPAGSELVSISTRFIELSHQVLRMHSEALADWSSPENNSPTAKEIQKQNTDVDLRTGAGIRHNTPSQSETELLVMFDGITPQTFIDTLVTTYKFIYAITEILMDFKSDPVQDINEAQVNYLEDLIAKFLNQTDDAFGSLSFTDTLDVSELQLARRAINGLQVAATGQLETIKEFLNQSTTTEMEVLLSSVDLLQAAYPFVPKMQQWELCCLLNTTLKSCQDMLSTESNSIKSGKSKQMDQLSVTVFRLCDVMVSRADNEIRRMQIEQASTTEKSMEISDKTEILHKNAKVLLEGAMEIAKQPCGLREYVIDKLKRNYIFLQAKLRACVISGDNGYDSDELHDLLSSYPQYCIFQTSSA